One window of the Benincasa hispida cultivar B227 chromosome 3, ASM972705v1, whole genome shotgun sequence genome contains the following:
- the LOC120074185 gene encoding putative pentatricopeptide repeat-containing protein At3g15130, producing the protein MFNIYFQTSNSFTKCYFHFKHPVFLRCICNVVYYSSNPVSNQLLSELCKDGRVDEARKVFDQMPYRDKYTWNIMISAYANLGDLVEARKLFNDTPIKNSITWSSLVSGYCKNGCEVEGLRLFSQMWSEGQKPSQYTLGSVLRACSTLGLLHSGKMIHCYVIKTQLEANIFVATGLVDMYSKCKCLLEAEYLFLSLPDRKNYVQWTAMLTGYAQNGESLKAIQCFKEMRIRGIESNHFTFPSILTACTAISAYAFGQQVHGCIILSGFGPNVYVQSALVDMYAKCGDLASARMILNIMEIDDVVCWNSMIVGCVAHGYLEEALVLFHKMHNRDIRIDDFTYPSVLKSLASCKDLKNGESVHSLIIKTGFDACKTVSNALVDMYAKQGNLSCALEVFNKISDKDVISWTSLVTGYVHNGFHEKALKLFCDMRIARVDLDQFVVACVFSACAELTVIEFGRQVHANFIKSSVGSLLSAENSLITMYAKCGCLEDAIRVFDSMEIRNVISWTAIIVGYAQNGRGKDSLHFYEQMINDGIKPDPVTFIGLLFACSHAGLVETGRSYFESMEKVYGIKAAPDHYACMIDLLGRAGKLNEAEDLLNRMEVEPDATIWKSLLSACRVHGNLELGERAGKNLIKLEPSNSLPYVLLSNMFSVAGRWEDAAHIRRSMKTMGINKEPGYSWIEMKSQVHTFISEDRSHPLAAEIYAKIDEMMILIKEAGHVPDMNFALRDMDEEAKERSLVYHSEKLAVAFGLLTISKGAPIRIFKNLRVCGDCHSAMKYISSVFKRHIILRDLNCFHHFIEGKCSCGDFW; encoded by the coding sequence atgttcaatatatattttcaaacttcAAACTCTTTCACCAAGTGCTACTTTCACTTCAAGCACCCTGTCTTTCTTCGTTGCATCTGCAACGTTGTGTATTATTCATCGAATCCTGTCTCCAATCAGCTTCTGAGTGAGTTATGTAAAGATGGTCGAGTTGATGAAGCGCGTAAGGTGTTTGATCAAATGCCTTATCGGGACAAGTACACATGGAATATTATGATTTCTGCATATGCCAATTTAGGAGATTTAGTTGAAGCTCGCAAGCTTTTCAATGACACTCCAATTAAAAATTCTATCACTTGGTCATCCCTAGTATCCGGATATTGCAAAAATGGGTGTGAAGTTGAAGGCTTGAGGCTGTTCAGCCAAATGTGGAGTGAAGGGCAGAAGCCAAGTCAATACACATTGGGCAGCGTTTTAAGAGCATGTTCAACTTTGGGTTTGCTTCATAGTGGCAAAATGATTCATTGCTATGTAATAAAGACCCAATTAGAAGCGAATATATTTGTTGCAACTGGTCTTGTTGACATGTATTCGAAGTGTAAATGTCTTCTGGAGGCTGAATACCTCTTCCTATCACTGCCTGATAGGAAAAACTATGTTCAATGGACTGCTATGCTCACTGGATATGCTCAAAATGGCGAGAGTTTGAAGGCAATTCAGTGTTTTAAGGAGATGAGAATACGGGGAATAGAGTCTAACCATTTCACATTTCCCAGCATATTGACAGCATGTACAGCAATTTCAGCTTATGCTTTTGGTCAGCAGGTACATGGATGTATTATTTTGAGTGGTTTTGGTCCTAATGTATATGTTCAAAGTGCATTAGTTGATATGTATGCCAAATGTGGAGACTTGGCTAGTGCAAGAATGATACTAAATATCATGGAAATTGATGATGTTGTGTGCTGGAACTCGATGATTGTTGGGTGTGTGGCACATGGATATCTGGAGGAAGCTCTAGTTTTGTTCCATAAGATGCATAATCGGGATATAAGAATTGATGATTTCACATATCCGTCTGTTTTGAAATCTCTGGCTTCTTGTAAGGACCTGAAAAATGGAGAATCAGTTCATTCTCTGATTATTAAAACTGGTTTTGATGCTTGCAAAACGGTGAGCAATGCGCTTGTTGACATGTATGCTAAACAGGGAAACTTGAGTTGTGCATTAGAGGTTTTCAATAAGATATCAGATAAAGATGTAATATCGTGGACCTCCTTGGTCACGGGATATGTTCACAATGGCTTCCATGAAAAGGCTCTCAAGTTATTTTGTGACATGAGAATTGCAAGGGTTGACCTTGACCAATTTGTAGTTGCCTGTGTTTTTAGTGCATGTGCTGAACTAACAGTTATAGAATTTGGTCGACAGGTTCATGCAAACTTTATCAAGTCTAGTGTTGGTTCATTGTTATCTGCAGAGAACTCTCTCATAACAATGTACGCCAAGTGTGGATGCTTAGAAGATGCAATTAGAGTCTTTGACTCAATGGAAATTCGGAATGTCATATCATGGACTGCCATAATAGTTGGTTATGCACAGAATGGGAGAGGGAAGGACTCTCTTCATTTTTATGAGCAAATGATAAATGATGGCATAAAGCCAGATCCTGTTacttttattggtttgttgtttgcttGCAGCCATGCAGGTCTTGTGGAAACTGGCCGATCTTACTTTGAATCAATGGAAAAAGTTTATGGAATAAAGGCAGCTCCTGATCATTATGCTTGTATGATTGATCTACTGGGACGTGCTGGAAAACTCAATGAGGCAGAGGATTTATTGAACCGAATGGAGGTTGAACCCGATGCAACCATATGGAAGTCATTACTTTCTGCATGTAGGGTTCATGGGAACTTAGAACTTGGAGAAAGGGCTGGAAAAAACCTCATTAAATTGGAACCTTCGAATTCTCTGCCATATGTTTTATTGTCCAATATGTTCTCTGTTGCTGGTAGATGGGAAGATGCAGCACATATTCGTAGATCAATGAAAACAATGGGTATTAACAAGGAGCCTGGATATAGTTGGATTGAAATGAAGAGCCAAGtgcatacatttatttctgAAGATAGAAGCCATCCTTTGGCGGCTGAAATATATGCAAAGATTGATGAAATGATGATATTAATAAAGGAAGCTGGACATGTTCCAGATATGAACTTTGCATTACGTGACATGGATGAAGAGGCTAAGGAACGTAGTCTAGTATATCATAGTGAGAAGTTGGCTGTTGCATTTGGACTTCTCACAATCTCGAAAGGAGCACCGATTCGAATTTTTAAGAATCTTAGAGTATGCGGGGACTGCCACTCGGCAATGAAATATATATCTAGCGTTTTTAAGAGGCATATTATTTTGAGAGATTTAAATTGTTTCCATCACTTCATAGAGGGAAAATGTTCTTGTGGAGACTTCTGGTAG